A stretch of Arachis hypogaea cultivar Tifrunner chromosome 15, arahy.Tifrunner.gnm2.J5K5, whole genome shotgun sequence DNA encodes these proteins:
- the LOC140179184 gene encoding uncharacterized protein, translated as MELLKDYNFELSYHLAKANVVADALSWKSLFVACMMLKEETLLSEFENLNLGVKEVARNICLNQFQYSSDFKAEIQKAQQNDQELQKMLQVIEHRKQGEVSKDREGVCRYKGRICVPNVGDLRQDVLTEAHRSKFSIHLGSTKMYDDLKALF; from the coding sequence atggagttgctaAAGGACTATAATTTCGAACTAAGTTACCATCTAGCAAAAGCTAATGTCGTGGCAGATGCTTTAAGTTGGAAATCGTTATTTGTTGCTTGCATGATGCTAAAAGAAGAAACATTGTTGAGTGAATTTGAGAATCTAAACTTGGGTGTTAAAGAGGTAGCTAGGAATATATGCTTAAATCAGTTTCAATACTCCAGTGATTTCAAGGCTGAAATTCAGAAGGCTCAGCAGAACGATCAGGAGCTGCAGAAAATGTTGCAAGTCATTGAACACAGGAAACAAGGAGAAGTTAGTAAAGATAGAGAAGGAGTTTGTAGGTACAAGGGAAGGATTTGTGTACCGAATGTAGGAGACTTGAGGCAAGATGTGTTAACAGAAGCTCACCGGAGTAAGTTTTCGATTCATCtaggaagtactaagatgtatgATGATTTAAAGGCATTGTTCTAG